The DNA segment CAATTTCAGTTGATCATTGAACAAACCTGTCGGGACGAGATTCTAGTGACTCCTGCAGTGGCGACTCCGGTTTTCTCCAGCTTTTCTCTGTTCTATCCTCACCAGCCCGGCTCTTCCCATTGCCAAAGCTCTTTTTCCCAAAGGAAATGGCGTTGGATTTTTCTGTCTTCTCCTCCACCGACACCTCCTTAATCTTGGACTCTAGCTGCTCGTCAAGCTTTTTCCAGTCATGTCCCTTCTCGGCTAGAACCTCTTCCCTCGGTCTCGCCGCTCCAAATGGATTCGAACTCTTGGACCTCGCCGCCGTCCCTGATATCTCCGACGATTTCCCGTCGCTAACCGGCAGTGTCCGTGGCTGCAGATTAAGCTTTGGCCGACTACCAATGACGCCACCAGTATTACCTTCCTCTTTCTTTCTCCCCCAATTGTCTGAATCTGCACCGCCGCCGCTCGCCGTGAACCCTCCTCGTCGCTCTCTGTCAAATCCACCGTTAGCCCCAAATCTCCTTCCATCCGACGGAACATTGGTCTTATTAGAAACCCAACTCTCAGATTCGTCGGCTTTTGACGATTGCGAATCCGAAAACCCTACTCCTCTCTCCCTCCTCTCAAATCCATTTCCAGCCATCGGTTTCTTAGTTAAAGCCCAATTATCGACTTCGTCAGCCCTAGAAGATGTAAATTCCTTACTCGAATCCGCCCTATTAGACCCATTACCATTCCTCCGATTCTCATCAGAAACCCTAGACGAACCCCACTTGGAATTAGACGAATCGTCCCCATTAGAATACCTATTATTCCTTTCATACGAACCATTCGAACCATAATTCCTGAATCCACCACCAAGCCTGTTCCGGTCGAGCTCCTCCGCCGTCCGTTGGCGAGGGCCGGTGGGTAGTACCATCAAATCTTCATGTCTGAGGCTCTGGGAAGAAGATCTCGACCCGGTACTTCCATAGGTGTTGAACTCGGCCAATGAGAGAGTTTGccctttcttcttctgcttGGTGGCCAAGGCGTCATTGAGGGAGGGAAAATCCAGGCTGAGTTCGGCTTGTTTCTGCAGTTCCTGTTCTTTAAGGAGTTGAGCTTCGTGTTCCTCAGAATCGAGGGCCCAAGCGCCTGGTTTTCCCCATGGAGAAACCATTGCCGCCATTGTTGCTTTGCTTTGAGATTCTGTGAGAATTTGGGGTTTGCGTTTGTTGGCAGCAGAATGAGTGGCCGGAGATGCGTCTCAAACGTTATAAAATGGGGAAATGACAGATTCTTATCGGACGGTTGAGGAATGACCCGTATGGGAATCAACGGCGGATGATGAGattctcccatttgcttatcgAGCATAATtgtcaaaatatcatttttctctttatttattattatttttttaacaacatTTTCCTCTTTGTACTCTCGGTAATAAAAAGTTTTCgcaataaattttgaaaacatattcacctcttttatttttatcataaaTATTATTACTATTAACAACTagctaattaaattattttaaagaataaatttaagctttattaaaatataacgattaaaattaaatatttaaaagttcaataaataaaattaaattaatttcaaattaaaaaaagaccAAGATAATATTTTAATCCAAAGAATTTGTCTATTATATATcctttttgatttttttgaaaaaggaagaaagtttttttcctttccctttttCCTCTTTTGAATTAAGAAAGTTTTTTAAGTAGTTACGCTTATAATATTATGTAATTACTGGTTGTCATACGCTAATACTTTGACATATCGATATAAATAGTCTTATAAAACTAGTACACTTTTTTAAAACTcgttagttttctttttgatcATCTGAAATAAGATTGGTCATCGAGATTTAGCTTTTTCTAATTTATCAATTGATTTGGGTCAAGATTGAGCggttatttttttcaaatttcatgtaatcttcccaaatcttatacttttaaattttctcttaattAACCTATCATTACcaaatattataaagtaatttttcaaatatttagttcaTTATGTTTctacaattatatgaatttccgAACTTTCAAATGAACTTACCAATCATACAAATGGATCTCAAGTgattgcattttaatttttaaaatattgggaaagattaaattttgcaaaaa comes from the Benincasa hispida cultivar B227 chromosome 5, ASM972705v1, whole genome shotgun sequence genome and includes:
- the LOC120077882 gene encoding eukaryotic translation initiation factor 4B3-like isoform X1, which codes for MAAMVSPWGKPGAWALDSEEHEAQLLKEQELQKQAELSLDFPSLNDALATKQKKKGQTLSLAEFNTYGSTGSRSSSQSLRHEDLMVLPTGPRQRTAEELDRNRLGGGFRNYGSNGSYERNNRYSNGDDSSNSKWGSSRVSDENRRNGNGSNRADSSKEFTSSRADEVDNWALTKKPMAGNGFERRERGVGFSDSQSSKADESESWVSNKTNVPSDGRRFGANGGFDRERRGGFTASGGGADSDNWGRKKEEGNTGGVIGSRPKLNLQPRTLPVSDGKSSEISGTAARSKSSNPFGAARPREEVLAEKGHDWKKLDEQLESKIKEVSVEEKTEKSNAISFGKKSFGNGKSRAGEDRTEKSWRKPESPLQESLESRPDSGEENEIRDCEGERDGDENGA
- the LOC120077882 gene encoding eukaryotic translation initiation factor 4B3-like isoform X2, yielding MAAMVSPWGKPGAWALDSEEHEAQLLKEQELQKQAELSLDFPSLNDALATKQKKKGQTLSLAEFNTYGSTGSRSSSQSLRHEDLMVLPTGPRQRTAEELDRNRLGGGFRNYGSNGSYERNNRYSNGDDSSNSKWGSSRVSDENRRNGNGSNRADSSKEFTSSRADEVDNWALTKKPMAGNGFERRERGVGFSDSQSSKADESESWVSNKTNVPSDGRRFGANGGFDRERRGGFTASGGGADSDNWGRKKEEGNTGGVIGSRPKLNLQPRTLPVSDGKSSEISGTAARSKSSNPFGAARPREEVLAEKGHDWKKLDEQLESKIKEVSVEEKTEKSNAISFGKKSFGNGKSRAGEDRTEKSWRKPESPLQESLESRPDSFIAAKQRQASSHESREG